The following are encoded in a window of Amycolatopsis lexingtonensis genomic DNA:
- a CDS encoding chitinase: MQSVRRLVTLALAAGAAMATAVGLAPQAMAAVNPVLASPYLYQWGGQTSPTAAMSATGVKAFTLAFVLSDGTCNPKWDGSRSLTGSDKTMIQNIRNAGGDVIPSFGGWSGTKLGSKCTSASALAGAYQKVIDAYDLKAIDLDIENTDEFQNNTVQDRILNAVKLTKQKNPDLKVVITIGTTTTGPDSWGKRLINQSKAIGAGVDVWSVMPFDFSSGGDMAAMTKSAVDGLKNQLKTTFGWSDDTAYRHSGLSSMNGKTDNAGETVTVANFTSIRSYATSHHLARFTFWATNRDCSGGGECSGISQDKYAFTKIVAGYTG; this comes from the coding sequence ATGCAATCAGTGCGCCGTCTGGTGACCCTCGCGCTCGCGGCCGGAGCCGCGATGGCGACCGCGGTCGGTCTCGCCCCGCAGGCCATGGCCGCGGTGAACCCGGTGCTCGCCTCCCCGTACCTCTACCAGTGGGGCGGCCAGACCAGCCCGACCGCGGCGATGTCCGCGACCGGCGTGAAAGCGTTTACCCTCGCCTTCGTCCTGTCGGACGGCACCTGCAACCCGAAGTGGGACGGCAGCCGTTCGCTGACCGGCTCGGACAAGACGATGATCCAGAACATCCGCAACGCGGGCGGGGACGTGATCCCCTCCTTCGGCGGCTGGTCCGGCACGAAGCTGGGCTCGAAGTGCACGTCGGCCTCGGCGCTGGCGGGCGCGTACCAGAAGGTGATCGACGCCTACGACCTCAAGGCGATCGACCTCGACATCGAGAACACCGACGAGTTCCAGAACAACACGGTGCAGGACCGCATCCTCAACGCGGTCAAGCTGACCAAGCAGAAGAACCCGGACCTGAAGGTCGTCATCACCATCGGCACCACGACGACCGGCCCCGACTCGTGGGGCAAGCGCCTGATCAACCAGTCCAAGGCGATCGGCGCCGGCGTCGACGTCTGGTCGGTCATGCCGTTCGACTTCTCCAGTGGCGGTGACATGGCCGCCATGACGAAGTCCGCGGTCGACGGGCTGAAGAACCAGCTCAAGACCACCTTCGGCTGGAGCGACGACACCGCCTACCGGCACAGCGGCCTCTCCTCGATGAACGGCAAGACCGACAACGCGGGCGAGACCGTCACGGTCGCGAACTTCACCTCCATCCGCAGCTACGCGACGAGCCACCACCTGGCCCGCTTCACGTTCTGGGCCACCAACCGCGACTGCAGCGGCGGCGGCGAATGCAGCGGCATCTCGCAGGACAAGTACGCGTTCACCAAGATCGTCGCCGGCTACACCGGCTGA